A genomic window from Sebastes fasciatus isolate fSebFas1 chromosome 7, fSebFas1.pri, whole genome shotgun sequence includes:
- the tmprss5 gene encoding transmembrane protease serine 5 isoform X1 — MSLDGDTLSVIENPAAVSHPFHSEKTAGVPRTKGVQSWLKGIHSTTHAHRLVRLLAAVCAVGLLGGLAVGVWFLVRLLLRPSHSQSPVGLGDTKETPFCNVTEDISISDPRKVFYRISPENSLLEIQLGKLPTWLPVCYERWNSSLGTLVCRQLGSLRLTKHKGVNLTDIGPNYTDGFIQITSEHKSNLENMWQFRGNCITGKVIALQCFECGTRAKLPRIIGGVEASLGRWPWQVSLYYSNRHTCGGSIITSQWVVTAAHCVHNYRLPQVSSWVVYAGIVTRSSAKMAQHTGYAVEKIIYNKNYNHRSHDSDIALMKLRIPLNFSDTIRPICLPQYDYDLPGGTQCWISGWGYTQPDGVHSPDTLKEAPVPIISTKKCNSSCMYNGEITPRMLCAGYTEGKVDACQGDSGGPLVCQDENVWRLVGVVSWGTGCAEANHPGVYTKVAEFLGWIYDMIEDY; from the exons ATG AGTCTTGATGGTGACACATTGTCAGTGATTGAGAACCCGGCGGCTGTCAGCCATccttttcattcagagaaaacagCAGGAGTCCCAAGGACCAAGGGAGTACAGAGCTGGTTAAAAGGGATTCACTCTACGACTCACG CTCACAGGCTGGTGAGGCTGCTGGCAGCGGTGTGTGCAGTTGGACTACTGGGAGGCTTAGCTGTAGGTGTCTGGTTTCTAG TCAGACTTCTGCTGAGGCCTTCCCACTCCCAAAGTCCAGTGGGACTTGGGGACACAAAGGAGACGCCTTTCTGCAACGTGACAGAAGATATTTCAATCTCTGACCCCAGGAAAG TGTTTTACAGAATCAGCCCGGAGAACTCCCTCCTGGAGATACAGCTGGGAAAGCTGCCCACCTGGCTGCCAGTGTGCTACGAGAGGTGGAACTCTTCACTGGGAACGCTGGTCTGCAGGCAGCTTGGTTCTCTGAG ACTGACCAAGCATAAAGGAGTGAATCTAACTGATATCGGGCCAAACTATACTGATGGCTTTATACAAATTACCTCAGAACACAAGAGCAATCTGGAAAATATGTGGCAATTCAG gGGGAACTGTATCACGGGGAAGGTTATCGCTTTGCAATGTTTTG AGTGTGGGACGCGAGCGAAGCTGCCCAGGATAATCGGCGGAGTTGAGGCCTCGCTGGGCAGGTGGCCTTGGCAGGTCAGCCTCTACTACAGCAACCGTCACACCTGCGGGGGCTCCATCATCACCAGTCAATGGGTAGTCACAGCTGCCCATTGTGTGCACAA CTACAGGCTACCTCAGGTATCCAGCTGGGTGGTCTATGCCGGTATTGTCACCCGCAGCTCAGCCAAAATGGCTCAGCACACAGGATACGCCGTGGAGAAGATCATTTACAACAAGAACTATAATCACAGGAGCCATGACAGCGATATAGCCCTGATGAAACTGCGGATCCCGCTGAATTTCTCAG ATACAATTAGGCCCATCTGCTTGCCTCAGTACGACTATGATCTTCCGGGAGGCACACAGTGCTGGATCTCTGGATGGGGATACACACAGCCTGATGGTG TTCACTCACCTGACACCCTGAAAGAGGCGCCAGTTCCCATAATAAGCACAAAGAAGTGTAACAGCTCCTGCATGTACAATGGAGAGATCACGCCACGGATGCTTTGTGCCGGATACACAGAAGGGAAAGTGGATGCATGTCAG GGAGACAGTGGAGGTCCTCTGGTTTGCCAGGATGAAAATGTGTGGAGGCTGGTGGGTGTCGTCAGCTGGGGGACAGGTTGTGCTGAGGCCAACCATCCAGGAGTTTACACCAAAGTGGCTGAATTCTTGGGTTGGATCTACGACATGATTGAG GATTACTGA
- the tmprss5 gene encoding transmembrane protease serine 5 isoform X2 codes for MSLDGDTLSVIENPAAVSHPFHSEKTAGVPRTKGVQSWLKGIHSTTHAHRLVRLLAAVCAVGLLGGLAVGVWFLVRLLLRPSHSQSPVGLGDTKETPFCNVTEDISISDPRKVFYRISPENSLLEIQLGKLPTWLPVCYERWNSSLGTLVCRQLGSLRLTKHKGVNLTDIGPNYTDGFIQITSEHKSNLENMWQFRGNCITGKVIALQCFECGTRAKLPRIIGGVEASLGRWPWQVSLYYSNRHTCGGSIITSQWVVTAAHCVHKLPQVSSWVVYAGIVTRSSAKMAQHTGYAVEKIIYNKNYNHRSHDSDIALMKLRIPLNFSDTIRPICLPQYDYDLPGGTQCWISGWGYTQPDGVHSPDTLKEAPVPIISTKKCNSSCMYNGEITPRMLCAGYTEGKVDACQGDSGGPLVCQDENVWRLVGVVSWGTGCAEANHPGVYTKVAEFLGWIYDMIEDY; via the exons ATG AGTCTTGATGGTGACACATTGTCAGTGATTGAGAACCCGGCGGCTGTCAGCCATccttttcattcagagaaaacagCAGGAGTCCCAAGGACCAAGGGAGTACAGAGCTGGTTAAAAGGGATTCACTCTACGACTCACG CTCACAGGCTGGTGAGGCTGCTGGCAGCGGTGTGTGCAGTTGGACTACTGGGAGGCTTAGCTGTAGGTGTCTGGTTTCTAG TCAGACTTCTGCTGAGGCCTTCCCACTCCCAAAGTCCAGTGGGACTTGGGGACACAAAGGAGACGCCTTTCTGCAACGTGACAGAAGATATTTCAATCTCTGACCCCAGGAAAG TGTTTTACAGAATCAGCCCGGAGAACTCCCTCCTGGAGATACAGCTGGGAAAGCTGCCCACCTGGCTGCCAGTGTGCTACGAGAGGTGGAACTCTTCACTGGGAACGCTGGTCTGCAGGCAGCTTGGTTCTCTGAG ACTGACCAAGCATAAAGGAGTGAATCTAACTGATATCGGGCCAAACTATACTGATGGCTTTATACAAATTACCTCAGAACACAAGAGCAATCTGGAAAATATGTGGCAATTCAG gGGGAACTGTATCACGGGGAAGGTTATCGCTTTGCAATGTTTTG AGTGTGGGACGCGAGCGAAGCTGCCCAGGATAATCGGCGGAGTTGAGGCCTCGCTGGGCAGGTGGCCTTGGCAGGTCAGCCTCTACTACAGCAACCGTCACACCTGCGGGGGCTCCATCATCACCAGTCAATGGGTAGTCACAGCTGCCCATTGTGTGCACAA GCTACCTCAGGTATCCAGCTGGGTGGTCTATGCCGGTATTGTCACCCGCAGCTCAGCCAAAATGGCTCAGCACACAGGATACGCCGTGGAGAAGATCATTTACAACAAGAACTATAATCACAGGAGCCATGACAGCGATATAGCCCTGATGAAACTGCGGATCCCGCTGAATTTCTCAG ATACAATTAGGCCCATCTGCTTGCCTCAGTACGACTATGATCTTCCGGGAGGCACACAGTGCTGGATCTCTGGATGGGGATACACACAGCCTGATGGTG TTCACTCACCTGACACCCTGAAAGAGGCGCCAGTTCCCATAATAAGCACAAAGAAGTGTAACAGCTCCTGCATGTACAATGGAGAGATCACGCCACGGATGCTTTGTGCCGGATACACAGAAGGGAAAGTGGATGCATGTCAG GGAGACAGTGGAGGTCCTCTGGTTTGCCAGGATGAAAATGTGTGGAGGCTGGTGGGTGTCGTCAGCTGGGGGACAGGTTGTGCTGAGGCCAACCATCCAGGAGTTTACACCAAAGTGGCTGAATTCTTGGGTTGGATCTACGACATGATTGAG GATTACTGA
- the tmprss5 gene encoding transmembrane protease serine 5 isoform X3 — translation MSLDGDTLSVIENPAAVSHPFHSEKTAGVPRTKGVQSWLKGIHSTTHAHRLVRLLAAVCAVGLLGGLAVGVWFLVRLLLRPSHSQSPVGLGDTKETPFCNVTEDISISDPRKVFYRISPENSLLEIQLGKLPTWLPVCYERWNSSLGTLVCRQLGSLRLTKHKGVNLTDIGPNYTDGFIQITSEHKSNLENMWQFRGNCITGKVIALQCFECGTRAKLPRIIGGVEASLGRWPWQVSLYYSNRHTCGGSIITSQWVVTAAHCVHNYRLPQVSSWVVYAGIVTRSSAKMAQHTGYAVEKIIYNKNYNHRSHDSDIALMKLRIPLNFSVHSPDTLKEAPVPIISTKKCNSSCMYNGEITPRMLCAGYTEGKVDACQGDSGGPLVCQDENVWRLVGVVSWGTGCAEANHPGVYTKVAEFLGWIYDMIEDY, via the exons ATG AGTCTTGATGGTGACACATTGTCAGTGATTGAGAACCCGGCGGCTGTCAGCCATccttttcattcagagaaaacagCAGGAGTCCCAAGGACCAAGGGAGTACAGAGCTGGTTAAAAGGGATTCACTCTACGACTCACG CTCACAGGCTGGTGAGGCTGCTGGCAGCGGTGTGTGCAGTTGGACTACTGGGAGGCTTAGCTGTAGGTGTCTGGTTTCTAG TCAGACTTCTGCTGAGGCCTTCCCACTCCCAAAGTCCAGTGGGACTTGGGGACACAAAGGAGACGCCTTTCTGCAACGTGACAGAAGATATTTCAATCTCTGACCCCAGGAAAG TGTTTTACAGAATCAGCCCGGAGAACTCCCTCCTGGAGATACAGCTGGGAAAGCTGCCCACCTGGCTGCCAGTGTGCTACGAGAGGTGGAACTCTTCACTGGGAACGCTGGTCTGCAGGCAGCTTGGTTCTCTGAG ACTGACCAAGCATAAAGGAGTGAATCTAACTGATATCGGGCCAAACTATACTGATGGCTTTATACAAATTACCTCAGAACACAAGAGCAATCTGGAAAATATGTGGCAATTCAG gGGGAACTGTATCACGGGGAAGGTTATCGCTTTGCAATGTTTTG AGTGTGGGACGCGAGCGAAGCTGCCCAGGATAATCGGCGGAGTTGAGGCCTCGCTGGGCAGGTGGCCTTGGCAGGTCAGCCTCTACTACAGCAACCGTCACACCTGCGGGGGCTCCATCATCACCAGTCAATGGGTAGTCACAGCTGCCCATTGTGTGCACAA CTACAGGCTACCTCAGGTATCCAGCTGGGTGGTCTATGCCGGTATTGTCACCCGCAGCTCAGCCAAAATGGCTCAGCACACAGGATACGCCGTGGAGAAGATCATTTACAACAAGAACTATAATCACAGGAGCCATGACAGCGATATAGCCCTGATGAAACTGCGGATCCCGCTGAATTTCTCAG TTCACTCACCTGACACCCTGAAAGAGGCGCCAGTTCCCATAATAAGCACAAAGAAGTGTAACAGCTCCTGCATGTACAATGGAGAGATCACGCCACGGATGCTTTGTGCCGGATACACAGAAGGGAAAGTGGATGCATGTCAG GGAGACAGTGGAGGTCCTCTGGTTTGCCAGGATGAAAATGTGTGGAGGCTGGTGGGTGTCGTCAGCTGGGGGACAGGTTGTGCTGAGGCCAACCATCCAGGAGTTTACACCAAAGTGGCTGAATTCTTGGGTTGGATCTACGACATGATTGAG GATTACTGA
- the pih1d2 gene encoding PIH1 domain-containing protein 2 — MSSSGSTGDVLQQVNQFWSILDDFSHNDPEAYRRFIEKQVKEGAEFSAAPQLHSSLCTEILEPKKGSLYINICSWKRVPTPQDHSRPLPMCAGKLETDTDEGRGRYTVLDVALNPAVLQESKEDKTQVYMLALSFAQQHHGMSLSQQYTVVSCSPKSSPEDLHRRLGFRQRPNTSRHPDTASETPAALLQQISSLRSEKQHEDPAVQIISRPAEHKKKDLIQVISTTFVQPQKPKYQLEVKTDTVGVARSMELTVELPKVCSMSECQLRISKDDVLLEVEDVYHLLLEFPKTVVEDTASAIFNRKKRRLTLRVDVF, encoded by the exons ATGTCCTCCTCTGGCAGTACAGGGGATGTTTTACAGCAAGTCAACCAGTTCTGGTCCATCCTGGATGATTTCTCTCACAATGACCCCGAGGCCTACCGCAGGTTCATAGAGAAACAGGTGAAGGAAGGAGCTGAGTTCAGTGCAGCGCCGCAGCTCCACTCTTCTCTGTGCACTGAGATACTG GAGCCCAAGAAAGGGTCGCTGTACATCAACATCTGCAGCTGGAAACGTGTGCCTACACCTCAGGATCACAGCAGGCCTTTACCTATGTGTGCAGGAAAACTGGAAACAGACACAGATGAAGGTCGAG GTCGgtacactgtgttggatgtggCATTAAACCCTGCAGTGCTACAGGAAAGTAAGGAAGACAAAACACAAGTCTATATGCTGGCCCTGAGCTTTGCCCAGCAGCATCATGGGATGAGTCTATCTCAGCAGTACACTGTCGTCAGCTGTAGCCCAAAAAGTAGCCCTGAAGACTTGCACCGTCGGCTTGGGTTTAGGCAGAGGCCTAACACCTCCAGACATCCAGACACAG ccagTGAGACCCCAGCTGCCCTCCTGCAGCAGATCTCCTCTCTACGCTCGGAGAAACAACACGAGGACCCAGCAGTCCAAATTATCTCCAGACCTGCGGAGCACAAAAAGAAGGATTTGATCCAGGTCATCTCTACTACATTTGTGCAGCCTCAGAAGCCAAAGTACCAACTCGAGGTGAAGACTGATACAGTAGGAGTTGCTCGCAGCATGGAGCTGACGGTGGAGCTGCCGAAGGTTTGCTCCATGTCAGAGTGCCAGCTGAGAATCTCCAAG GACGACGTCTTGCTGGAGGTGGAGGATGTCTACCACTTGCTTTTGGAATTCCCCAAAACTGTGGTTGAAGACACGGCGTCTGCCATTTTTAACAGGAAGAAACGAAGGCTTACCTTGAGAGTGGATGTTTTCTGA
- the dixdc1a gene encoding dixin-A isoform X2, which translates to MGAKQMKCLSSASPAHSPKEEYIITQFADTPKEETLHDQSEDQGEPQDDKSELTEKKSVTEDVSLCGLCPSLGHDVQEEEKSWEEQLDGHQEQLEKEMQEARRMVFRLQALLLHGSLPEEDQDGSVSFGDNRANAEQQLVLIRSRLDQSMEEALDLKRELLRNKQEARHLQAIKDALQQRLAVQEDAVLQLKQELLRCNMAKDQLEGENVDIKRKLSERNKLLSEYEQLGRKDRILQQQQQKLDDAQHKAHEVSLGRSFRSESGGYSNSVTLTSPAVFKHSAPGEELQLVREALRSLRDSFSGHDPQHHTLDTLEQGVASLMDRLLTVDSQRRQDRGEEFKSPGRRANSTDRDSWPQSSKMAHSHSSPGLDTAFSTKVLYFTDRSLTPFLINIPKRLGEVTLRDFKAAVDRQGSFRYHFKALDPEFGTVKEEVFQDGAVVPGWEGKIVAWVEEDHGERR; encoded by the exons ATGGGAgccaaacagatgaaatg CCTCAGCTCAGCCAGCCCTGCTCACTCCCCAAAAGAGGAGTATATTATCACCCAGTTCGCTGACACCCCTAAAGAAGAAACACTGCATGATCAGTCTGAGGACCAGGGGGAACCTCAGGATGACAAATCTGAGCTGACAGAGAAGAAATCTGTCACAG AggatgtgtctctgtgtggatTGTGTCCCTCCCTCGGGCACGATGTGCAGGAGGAAGAGAAGTCCTGGGAGGAGCAGCTGGACGGCCACCAGGAGCAGCTGGAGAAGGAGATGCAGGAGGCCAGGAGGATGGTGTTCCGCCTACAG GCGTTGCTGCTCCATGGCTCCCTCCCCGAGGAGGACCAGGATGGATCTGTTAGCTTCGGAGATAACCGGGCCAACGCCGAACAGCAGCTG GTTCTAATCCGCAGTCGTCTGGACCAAAGCATGGAGGAAGCCCTTGATCTCAAG AGAGAACTCCTGAGAAACAAGCAGGAGGCACGCCACCTTCAGGCCATCAAG GATGCTCTGCAGCAGCGCCTGGCAGTGCAGGAGGATGCTGTGCTGCAGCTAAAGCAGGAGCTACTGAGGTGCAACATGGCCAAAGATCAGCTGGAAGGGGAAAAT GTAGACATCAAACGCAAGTTGAGTGAACGAAACAAATTACTTAGTGAATATGAG CAGCTCGGGAGGAAGGACCGAATactgcagcaacagcagcaaaagCTCGATGACGCTCAACATAAAGCACATGAAGTCAGCCTCGGACGG TCATTCAGGAGTGAAAGCGGTGGTTACTCTAACTCAGTGACTTTGACATCTCCTGCAGTATTCAAACACAGTGCACCA GGGGAAGAGCTGCAGCTGGTCAGGGAGGCACTGCGTAGTTTGAGGGACAGCTTCTCTGGCCATGACCCCCAACATCACACCCTGGACACCTTGGAGCAGGGCGTGGCCAGTCTCATGGACCGATTACTCACTGTGGACAGCCAGCGCAGACAGGACAGAGGG GAGGAATTTAAATCACCGGGACGCAGAGCCAACTCGACAGACCGTGACTCCTGGCCACAGAGCTCAA AAATGGCGCACTCACACAGCAGCCCGGGACTGGACACCGCATTCTCCACTAAAGTGCTCTACTTCACTGATCGCTCGCTCACTCCGTTTCTGATTAACATCCCAAAAAG GCTGGGTGAGGTGACACTGCGGGACTTCAAGGCCGCTGTGGACAGACAAGGCAGTTTCAGATACCACTTCAAGGCCCTCGACCCAGAGTTCGGCACAGTGAAAGAGGAG GTATTCCAGGATGGAGCTGTCGTGCCTGGCTGGGAGGGGAAGATTGTAGCGTGGGTGGAAGAGGACCACGGAGAGAGGAGGTAG
- the dixdc1a gene encoding dixin-A isoform X1, with amino-acid sequence MGAKQMKCLSSASPAHSPKEEYIITQFADTPKEETLHDQSEDQGEPQDDKSELTEKKSVTEDVSLCGLCPSLGHDVQEEEKSWEEQLDGHQEQLEKEMQEARRMVFRLQALLLHGSLPEEDQDGSVSFGDNRANAEQQLVLIRSRLDQSMEEALDLKRELLRNKQEARHLQAIKDALQQRLAVQEDAVLQLKQELLRCNMAKDQLEGENVDIKRKLSERNKLLSEYEQQLGRKDRILQQQQQKLDDAQHKAHEVSLGRSFRSESGGYSNSVTLTSPAVFKHSAPGEELQLVREALRSLRDSFSGHDPQHHTLDTLEQGVASLMDRLLTVDSQRRQDRGEEFKSPGRRANSTDRDSWPQSSKMAHSHSSPGLDTAFSTKVLYFTDRSLTPFLINIPKRLGEVTLRDFKAAVDRQGSFRYHFKALDPEFGTVKEEVFQDGAVVPGWEGKIVAWVEEDHGERR; translated from the exons ATGGGAgccaaacagatgaaatg CCTCAGCTCAGCCAGCCCTGCTCACTCCCCAAAAGAGGAGTATATTATCACCCAGTTCGCTGACACCCCTAAAGAAGAAACACTGCATGATCAGTCTGAGGACCAGGGGGAACCTCAGGATGACAAATCTGAGCTGACAGAGAAGAAATCTGTCACAG AggatgtgtctctgtgtggatTGTGTCCCTCCCTCGGGCACGATGTGCAGGAGGAAGAGAAGTCCTGGGAGGAGCAGCTGGACGGCCACCAGGAGCAGCTGGAGAAGGAGATGCAGGAGGCCAGGAGGATGGTGTTCCGCCTACAG GCGTTGCTGCTCCATGGCTCCCTCCCCGAGGAGGACCAGGATGGATCTGTTAGCTTCGGAGATAACCGGGCCAACGCCGAACAGCAGCTG GTTCTAATCCGCAGTCGTCTGGACCAAAGCATGGAGGAAGCCCTTGATCTCAAG AGAGAACTCCTGAGAAACAAGCAGGAGGCACGCCACCTTCAGGCCATCAAG GATGCTCTGCAGCAGCGCCTGGCAGTGCAGGAGGATGCTGTGCTGCAGCTAAAGCAGGAGCTACTGAGGTGCAACATGGCCAAAGATCAGCTGGAAGGGGAAAAT GTAGACATCAAACGCAAGTTGAGTGAACGAAACAAATTACTTAGTGAATATGAG CAGCAGCTCGGGAGGAAGGACCGAATactgcagcaacagcagcaaaagCTCGATGACGCTCAACATAAAGCACATGAAGTCAGCCTCGGACGG TCATTCAGGAGTGAAAGCGGTGGTTACTCTAACTCAGTGACTTTGACATCTCCTGCAGTATTCAAACACAGTGCACCA GGGGAAGAGCTGCAGCTGGTCAGGGAGGCACTGCGTAGTTTGAGGGACAGCTTCTCTGGCCATGACCCCCAACATCACACCCTGGACACCTTGGAGCAGGGCGTGGCCAGTCTCATGGACCGATTACTCACTGTGGACAGCCAGCGCAGACAGGACAGAGGG GAGGAATTTAAATCACCGGGACGCAGAGCCAACTCGACAGACCGTGACTCCTGGCCACAGAGCTCAA AAATGGCGCACTCACACAGCAGCCCGGGACTGGACACCGCATTCTCCACTAAAGTGCTCTACTTCACTGATCGCTCGCTCACTCCGTTTCTGATTAACATCCCAAAAAG GCTGGGTGAGGTGACACTGCGGGACTTCAAGGCCGCTGTGGACAGACAAGGCAGTTTCAGATACCACTTCAAGGCCCTCGACCCAGAGTTCGGCACAGTGAAAGAGGAG GTATTCCAGGATGGAGCTGTCGTGCCTGGCTGGGAGGGGAAGATTGTAGCGTGGGTGGAAGAGGACCACGGAGAGAGGAGGTAG